DNA sequence from the uncultured Ilyobacter sp. genome:
CGTTTCTTATGGCAATCTTACCATTTTCAGCTTCTGTCTTTGCCAGTTTTACGTATTCTTTTCTTCTCTCAGCAGTTAATTCAGGTATTTGAAGTCTTATTATTTTACCGTCGTTATTAGGAGTAAGCCCTAGATTTGATAGCATGATTGTTTTCTCTATCTTTTGCATTATAGATTTATCCCAAGGATCAATTACTAAAAGTCTAGCCTCTGGAGCTGATACATTAGCAACCTGATTTAAAGGCATCTCAGATCCATACTGCTCTACTTTTATTCCGTCTAACATTGATACGCTTGCTCTTCCTGCTCTGATTGAAGCAAATTTATGTTTTGTAGATTCAATAGCCTTATCCATTTTTTCTCTACAGTCATTCATGATTTCTTGTGCAGACATTTATTACCTCCCATATAATATCAATTATTTATTTTCTTATTATTTTGCAGATATTTTAAAGATTTATCCCTCTATTACTGTTGTTCCTATCTCTTCACCAGTTATAACTCTTCTTATATTCCCTTCTAGCAAGGAATTAAATACAATAATTGGAAGATTATTTTCTCTGCAAAGGGATATTGCAGTGGCATCCATTACCTTAAGATCTTTATTTAAAACCTCTGTATAAGTAACAGTTTCATACTTCATAGCGTCACTATGCTTGACAGGATCCTTATCATAGATTCCGTCCACTTTTGTAGCCTTTATTACAACATCAGCATTTATCTCTATAGCCCTTAGTGCCGCTGCGGTATCCGTTGTAAAATAAGGATTACCAGTCCCAGCTCCAAATATTACAACTCTTCCCTTTTCCATATGTCTTTGGGCTTTTCTTTTTATGAAAGGCTCAGCAATTTTAGGCATCTCTATTGCTGTTTGCACTCTAGTTTGCACACCTATTTTTTCAATGGAGTTTTGAAGTGCCAAAGAG
Encoded proteins:
- the frr gene encoding ribosome recycling factor; amino-acid sequence: MSAQEIMNDCREKMDKAIESTKHKFASIRAGRASVSMLDGIKVEQYGSEMPLNQVANVSAPEARLLVIDPWDKSIMQKIEKTIMLSNLGLTPNNDGKIIRLQIPELTAERRKEYVKLAKTEAENGKIAIRNVRKDANNHLRRLEKDGDITQDELKSFEDDTQKITDDHIKLVDDLLKKKEKEITTV
- the pyrH gene encoding UMP kinase; this translates as MKPVYERVLLKLSGEALMGDQEFGISSEVIGSYARQIKEVVDLGVEVAIVIGGGNIFRGLSGAEQGVDRVTGDHMGMLATVINSLALQNSIEKIGVQTRVQTAIEMPKIAEPFIKRKAQRHMEKGRVVIFGAGTGNPYFTTDTAAALRAIEINADVVIKATKVDGIYDKDPVKHSDAMKYETVTYTEVLNKDLKVMDATAISLCRENNLPIIVFNSLLEGNIRRVITGEEIGTTVIEG